tatgttgcctATGTCTTTTTGCGGCTAAATATTTAAGGGACTTGTATAtcacattctttttttatttgcattttacacaatgtcccaacttttcctgttttggggttgtattatattttttgtagCTGCTGGACTGAAACCTCCAAATGAGCTCAGGACCTAGTGAAACCAatataaaaagtgtgtgtgtgtgtgtgtgtgtgtgtgtgtgtgtgtgtgtgtgtgtgtgtgtgtgtgtgtgtgtgtgtgtgtgtgtgtgtgtgtgcgcgcgcgcatgcttGTGCATGcttggtttgtttttgttggagTTTTATTGGAGGCTGCAGGTCAGGTCAGCATTGTTGGTGCAGCTGAGCCCTTACAGAGAGTTTAGATGTATCAGGGGGGTGTTTGTGAAAGTGTCTGCTTTGATGGCACCAGCTCTGGGAAGCCTCCGCAAACATGCAGACCATTTGGTTTCCCCACGGAAAGTGTCACTCAATCACACTCAGCATCTGCAAACTGTTTGTTTAAAGATAAACCCATTACCCCACTAACTTACTTTTAGAACACCACTGGGTCAGCCCTGCTACTGAGAAAAATCAACCACAAATATTTAGGTCATTTTCATGAGAGAataaacatttgtttttatatAGTAGCCCACAGGGGACCAGGATATAATGGCTTCAATAGTCATTAACTGAGTAATAGGCGTATAATGGATCTCTTGGCCAAAGTGAAAGTGTGAAAAGTGAATGCCTCTTTTTGTGACCcttacagtacaacaaactccAGTAGTCTTTATCTTAAATGGGATCTGATGAAAACCTCATGATGAACAGAAATTAAAGTGAATGGTAACTCTGGACAcaccaaacagacagacagacaaaaagataaatagatagatagatagatagagagagagagagatagatagatagatacagaagatagatagatagatagatagaaaccaCACACGCTGTGAGTGACCATATCTAATGATAAGCTGCAGGCTATCTGAGGGAAGAGACCTCATGTAGAGAGACCTAGCAGCTCCTCCCCTCAGAAGGGTCAAATAAAAAAGCCACCTCCTCAGACTCTGTTGTCATACTTTGTGCCAAGACACGTGGAATAACTTGAGTAACATTTTATGGTAAATCATTTGAAACTTTGGGACATTTTTTATGTCGAATATAGTTGAACAGACACGTTATAGCTAAGACATTCTTTgcgttttgctttttttttgcaagaATCGCAGTCATAATGGCTTTCACGATGCTGAGGACAATCGCGTCCCACTACTCTTATGCGGACTTAAGTTTAATGTCAGATGATGATGAGAACCACAGTGGAAGCGACAGCAGTTCAGACCAAATGTATGGATGCTACGCTGTTGCTGAGAAGAAGCGGGGAGCTGCGCTGATGCCAGGCACTGGGGGGATAGTAGTGGTCAGGCAACGCAACTCGGCCAACGCACGGGAACGCGAACGGACACAAAGCGTCAACACAGCCTTCACCGCCCTCCGAACCCTAATTCCAACGGAACCTGTGGACCGAAAGCTCTCCAAAATCGAGACACTTCGCTTAGCGTCAAGCTACATCTCTCACCTCGCCAATTGTCTGGTTACTGAAAGTGGGCATCTGGAGGGCCAGCCATGTCTCAGTGCGCCCGTGATTGAGGGAAAGCAGCCTCGGACCATCTGCACCTTTTGCCTGAGAAACCAACGCAAAGGGGTAAGAAGCCCACCAACTTTTCTTTACAGCAcaaatacaatgtaggctacttacagtgCGCACACCCAAGCGTACCCAAGGTGTGCGGCAAGTTTGGAAAGGGCATTGACTCAAGGCCAGGCCTAATTCAAATGTGTCTTAGCGCTCATATTTGCTATATGTTAACACAAATGACATGGACAAGcccagaaaaaaatgtattggtgCTGTGTTTCAACCAATTATTTCCTCTTCTAGGGGAAGGACGGAAAAAACTGT
Above is a genomic segment from Alosa sapidissima isolate fAloSap1 chromosome 4, fAloSap1.pri, whole genome shotgun sequence containing:
- the LOC121706391 gene encoding transcription factor 15-like encodes the protein MAFTMLRTIASHYSYADLSLMSDDDENHSGSDSSSDQMYGCYAVAEKKRGAALMPGTGGIVVVRQRNSANARERERTQSVNTAFTALRTLIPTEPVDRKLSKIETLRLASSYISHLANCLVTESGHLEGQPCLSAPVIEGKQPRTICTFCLRNQRKGGKDGKNCQKLHCKTRISQR